One Paraburkholderia caballeronis genomic window, CAGCACCGTCGCCTTGCCGTCGTAGCTCTTGCGCACACCGTTGAGCGTCAGCGCCGCCATGGCTTCCTCTTCCGCATCGATCCGACGCCCACCATGAGAATTCCTTTTGCTGTCATTTTTCTGAATCGACCAGGCCGCGAACGAACCACCTCTGCATCGACAGCACGACGACGAGCGGCGGCAGCAGCGCGAGCAGCGTCGCGGCCATCACCCGATGCCATTCGGTCGCGGCATCCCCGCTCGCGATCATGCTCTTGATGCCGATGACCGCCGTCGTCATCGACTGCGAGTTCGTAATCAGGATCGGCCACAGATACTGGTTCCAGCCGTAAATGAACGTGATCACGAAAAGCGCCGCGATGTTCGTTTTCGAAAGCGGCAGCACCACGTCCACGAAGAAGCGCATCGCGCCCGCCCCGTCGATGCGCGCGGCTTCCATCAGTTCGTCCGGCAACGTGAGGAAGAACTGGCGGAACAGGAACGTCGCCGTCGCCGATGCGGTCAGCGGCAGCGTCAGCCCCGCATAGGTGTTCGACAGGTGCAGCGTGGACACGACCTGCACCGTCGGGAAGATCCTCACTTCGACCGGCAGCATCAGCGTCGAGAAAATCACCCAGAACGACACCGTGCGAAACGGAAAGCGGAAAAAGACGATCGCATACGCCGAGATGATCGAAACGGCAATCTTGCCGACCGAAATCACGAGCGCCATGATCACGCTGTTGAGCAGCATCCGCCCGAACGGCGCGGCCGCCGTTCCGCTGCCGTGCGTCCATACCGCGACCACGTTCTCGATCAGGTGCGTGCTCGGGACCAGATGCAGCGGCACGGTGAACACTTCCGCCTCGTTCATCGACGCGGCGCAGAACGCGACGTACACCGGAAATACGATGATCGCGATGCCGGCAATCAGCATCGCATGACAGAACAGATCGAAGCCGCGACGATTTTCGATCATGAGTATTTCACCTTGCGCTCGACGAAGCGGAACTGCACGACAGTCAGCCCGACGACGACGAACATCATCACGATCGACTGCGCGCCCGAACTGCCGATGTCGAGCCCCTGAAAACCTTCCGTGAAAATCTTGTAGACCAGCGTCCTGGTTGACTGCCCCGGACCGCCGCCGGTCGCCGCGTCGATGACCGGCAGCGTGTCGAAAAACGCGTAGACGAGGTTCACGACCAGCAGAAAAAAACTGACCGGCGACAGCAACGGCAATGCAATGCCGAAGAAGCGCCGCACGGGTCCCGCGCCGTCGATCGCGGCCGCTTCCATCAGCGAGCGCGGAATGGCCTGCAGGCCCGCGTAGAAAAACAGGAAGTTATAGCTGATCTGCTTCCAGACCGACGCCAGCACGATGAGCGTCATGGCCTGGCCGCCGTTCAGCGCGTGATTCCAGCTAATGCCGACCTTCGCCAGCGCGAACGTGACGATGCCGATGCTGGGGTTGAACAGGAACGCCCACAGCACGGCCGCAATCGCCGGCGCGACCGCATACGGCCAGATCAGCAGCGTCCGGTAGATGAATTTGCCGCGCGTGACACGGTCGGCCATCGCTGCGAGAAACAGCGACACGACGAGGCCGATCACCGTCACGAGCGAGCTGAACACCACCGTCGTGCGAAACACGTCGAGGTACAGCGGATCCGCGAACAGGCTCTTGAAGTTCGCAAGCCCCACGAACTCGGATGAAATGCCGAACGCATCCTGGGACGACATCGACTGCCACAGCGCCACGCCTGCCGGCCACAGAAAAAAGACGGCCGTGATCGCCAGTTGCGGGGCGATCAGCAGGTAAGGCAGCCACCCCGCGCCAAAATTCGTTCGACGTTCCATCGGATCGCGCGCTCCTAGT contains:
- the ugpE gene encoding sn-glycerol-3-phosphate ABC transporter permease UgpE, giving the protein MIENRRGFDLFCHAMLIAGIAIIVFPVYVAFCAASMNEAEVFTVPLHLVPSTHLIENVVAVWTHGSGTAAAPFGRMLLNSVIMALVISVGKIAVSIISAYAIVFFRFPFRTVSFWVIFSTLMLPVEVRIFPTVQVVSTLHLSNTYAGLTLPLTASATATFLFRQFFLTLPDELMEAARIDGAGAMRFFVDVVLPLSKTNIAALFVITFIYGWNQYLWPILITNSQSMTTAVIGIKSMIASGDAATEWHRVMAATLLALLPPLVVVLSMQRWFVRGLVDSEK
- the ugpA gene encoding sn-glycerol-3-phosphate ABC transporter permease UgpA; translation: MERRTNFGAGWLPYLLIAPQLAITAVFFLWPAGVALWQSMSSQDAFGISSEFVGLANFKSLFADPLYLDVFRTTVVFSSLVTVIGLVVSLFLAAMADRVTRGKFIYRTLLIWPYAVAPAIAAVLWAFLFNPSIGIVTFALAKVGISWNHALNGGQAMTLIVLASVWKQISYNFLFFYAGLQAIPRSLMEAAAIDGAGPVRRFFGIALPLLSPVSFFLLVVNLVYAFFDTLPVIDAATGGGPGQSTRTLVYKIFTEGFQGLDIGSSGAQSIVMMFVVVGLTVVQFRFVERKVKYS